A single genomic interval of Romboutsia ilealis harbors:
- a CDS encoding sugar phosphate isomerase/epimerase family protein produces the protein MQKPTIGVQMMMLKDKIAKDGIRETFKKVKELGFSTVELSQVEMSPENVAEIKSSLEEFDMKVCATSASIKSMMPGIKMENLRDDFDKIVADTKALNCKYIRIGMISFDCLGSKEKIIEYTKELNEMGRRLKEEGLSLYYHNHHMEFSKYDGKYLMDIMVEESDPEYLGFELDVHWLQRGGVNPLEWIKKLEGRTKIIHIKDYRISQTLDLSGGVEGIMRSMADVVEFAEIGEGNLDMKAIIDLAGETGVEHIFIEQDNTYGRDPYESLEISARNLRNLGYEDRFNHNSICCDLSM, from the coding sequence ATGCAAAAACCTACAATAGGCGTTCAAATGATGATGCTAAAAGATAAAATAGCGAAAGATGGAATAAGAGAAACATTTAAAAAAGTTAAAGAATTAGGATTTTCTACAGTAGAATTATCACAAGTTGAAATGTCACCTGAAAACGTAGCTGAAATAAAAAGTTCTTTAGAAGAATTTGATATGAAAGTTTGTGCTACAAGTGCATCTATAAAATCAATGATGCCAGGAATAAAAATGGAAAACTTAAGAGATGATTTTGATAAAATAGTAGCAGATACTAAGGCTTTAAATTGTAAATATATAAGAATAGGTATGATATCATTTGATTGTTTAGGATCAAAAGAAAAAATAATAGAATATACTAAAGAATTAAATGAAATGGGAAGAAGATTAAAAGAAGAAGGTTTATCACTATATTATCACAACCATCACATGGAATTTTCTAAATATGATGGTAAATACTTAATGGATATAATGGTTGAAGAAAGTGATCCAGAATACTTAGGATTTGAACTTGATGTACACTGGTTACAAAGAGGAGGAGTAAATCCTTTGGAATGGATAAAGAAATTAGAAGGAAGAACTAAGATAATACACATAAAAGACTACAGAATAAGTCAAACTCTTGATTTATCTGGTGGAGTAGAAGGTATAATGAGAAGTATGGCTGATGTAGTTGAATTTGCTGAGATAGGTGAAGGAAACTTAGACATGAAAGCGATAATAGATTTAGCTGGAGAAACAGGAGTAGAGCATATATTTATAGAGCAAGATAATACATATGGTAGAGATCCATATGAAAGCTTAGAAATAAGTGCAAGAAACTTAAGAAATTTAGGTTATGAAGATAGATTTAATCATAACAGTATATGTTGTGATTTAAGTATGTAA
- a CDS encoding Gfo/Idh/MocA family protein, with product MALRVGIIGLGDVSMIHLHSIKLSEKAELVAVCDIDETKSSLIENVNFYTDYIEMIQKENLDCVHICLPHYLHYPVTKEVANLGVNVLLEKPLCLNTEETEKFIELSDSTDKNICICLQNRYNNTVEKLKEIINSGVYGKVIGVKGLVAWNRPNDYYTVKPWRGKMELAGGGVMINQAVHTLDLMQLLGGKIESIKGNIDNFLDYDIEVEDTVNAIINFENGARGIFFATIANATNSSVEIEVVLENGIFSIKDSKLYRHIDGDLIEIAEDERLSGLKHYYGASHGKLINKYYDCLMNNSKDYIHIKDAIPSIKIIDLIRESSESRKTILWGDILCKNLQ from the coding sequence ATGGCTCTAAGAGTGGGTATCATAGGTCTAGGAGATGTTTCTATGATTCATCTTCATTCTATCAAGTTAAGTGAGAAGGCAGAATTAGTAGCAGTATGTGATATAGATGAAACTAAGAGTAGCTTAATTGAAAATGTGAATTTCTATACTGATTATATAGAAATGATTCAAAAAGAAAATTTAGACTGTGTGCATATATGTTTACCACATTACCTTCACTACCCTGTAACTAAAGAAGTGGCTAATCTAGGAGTAAATGTACTCCTAGAAAAACCACTTTGCTTAAATACAGAGGAAACTGAAAAATTTATAGAGTTAAGTGATAGCACAGATAAAAATATATGTATATGTTTACAAAATAGATATAACAATACTGTTGAAAAACTTAAAGAAATAATTAATTCTGGTGTTTATGGAAAGGTAATAGGAGTGAAAGGTTTAGTTGCATGGAATAGACCTAATGACTATTACACAGTAAAGCCATGGAGAGGCAAAATGGAACTAGCTGGTGGTGGAGTTATGATTAACCAGGCAGTACATACATTAGATTTAATGCAATTATTAGGTGGGAAGATAGAATCTATAAAGGGAAATATAGATAATTTCTTAGACTATGACATAGAAGTTGAAGATACAGTAAATGCAATTATAAATTTTGAAAATGGAGCAAGGGGAATTTTCTTTGCAACAATAGCTAATGCAACTAATTCTAGTGTAGAAATAGAAGTTGTATTAGAAAATGGAATATTTAGTATTAAAGACAGTAAATTATATAGACATATAGACGGAGATCTAATTGAAATAGCGGAAGATGAAAGACTTAGTGGTTTAAAGCATTATTATGGGGCTAGTCATGGTAAATTAATAAATAAATACTATGACTGTTTAATGAATAACTCTAAGGATTATATTCATATAAAAGATGCTATACCATCTATAAAAATTATAGATTTAATAAGAGAGTCTTCTGAATCAAGAAAAACAATACTTTGGGGGGATATATTATGCAAAAACCTACAATAG
- a CDS encoding Gfo/Idh/MocA family protein, whose protein sequence is MLQNIHISGFSDEISSDFTTQLETVKNLGMNYISIRGVNEKNFSEYSIDELNEYIKPKLVEYNIKVSSIGSPIGKVFVDDNEGFEKQVDLLEKLCKMANILDCKYIRMFSFYIPKDKNPEDYRDEVIKKLKIFASIAEKYNVILLHENEKDIYGDIASRCLTIFKEVDSDNFKGIFDFANFVQCKEDTKECYKLLKDYIEYYHIKDANQADKENVVCGTGEGKIEEILTDAIRNGYEGFLTMEPHLVIFDSLKDLELEDVHDIIKTDKGLDGKSAYALQYKSLVDILKSIDFRLKTIGGREMKEVRFGIVGIGQMGGSHATWLAEGKVKNARLTAVCDVNPEKKEWALEKLPKDVKFFDNYIDMLDSKEIDAVLIATPHYDHPVIAIEALNRDLHTLVEKPAGVYTKKVREMNELAESKPHLTFGMMFNQRTNPLYQKIKEIVSNGEIGEIRRTNWIITTWWRPQAYYDMSSWRATWSGEGGGVLANQAPHQLDLWQWICGMPSKVRANLQFGSHRNIAVEDDVTAFVEYPNGATGTFITCTHDILGTDRFEIHGDKGKILVEGSKKVTVKRMKESENELNKRLTFADVANLFRGEGMSDIFDVEEFEIPDQWGTQHINVMINFTEAILEGTPLLAPGTEGIKGVMLSNAMHLSSWLGKDVELPFNEDLYLSELNKRIEEEAKNKEEVFV, encoded by the coding sequence TTCTATAGGTTCTCCTATAGGAAAAGTATTTGTAGATGATAATGAAGGTTTTGAAAAGCAAGTTGATTTATTAGAAAAGCTTTGCAAAATGGCTAATATATTAGATTGTAAATACATAAGAATGTTTAGTTTTTATATTCCAAAGGATAAAAATCCTGAAGATTATAGAGATGAAGTAATAAAAAAATTAAAAATATTTGCTAGCATAGCAGAAAAATATAATGTAATTCTTCTTCATGAAAATGAAAAAGATATATATGGTGATATAGCTAGTAGATGTTTAACTATATTTAAAGAAGTTGATTCAGATAATTTTAAGGGTATATTTGATTTTGCAAACTTTGTTCAATGTAAAGAAGATACTAAAGAGTGTTATAAACTTTTAAAAGATTATATAGAATACTACCATATAAAAGATGCTAATCAAGCTGATAAAGAAAATGTTGTATGTGGTACAGGTGAAGGTAAAATAGAGGAAATCTTAACAGATGCTATAAGAAATGGATACGAAGGTTTCTTAACTATGGAACCACATTTAGTAATATTTGATTCATTAAAAGATTTAGAATTAGAAGATGTTCATGACATTATAAAGACAGACAAGGGGTTAGATGGTAAAAGTGCATATGCACTTCAGTATAAATCTTTAGTAGATATACTAAAGAGTATAGATTTTAGATTAAAAACAATAGGGGGAAGAGAAATGAAAGAAGTTAGATTTGGGATAGTTGGTATAGGGCAAATGGGAGGATCTCATGCAACTTGGTTAGCAGAAGGAAAAGTTAAAAATGCTAGACTTACAGCTGTATGTGATGTTAATCCAGAAAAAAAAGAATGGGCTTTAGAAAAATTACCTAAAGATGTTAAATTCTTTGATAACTACATAGATATGTTAGATAGTAAAGAAATAGATGCAGTATTAATAGCAACACCTCACTATGATCACCCTGTAATAGCTATAGAAGCATTAAATAGAGATTTACATACATTAGTTGAAAAACCAGCTGGTGTTTACACTAAAAAAGTTAGAGAAATGAATGAATTAGCAGAATCTAAGCCACACTTAACATTTGGTATGATGTTCAACCAAAGAACAAATCCGCTATATCAAAAAATAAAAGAAATAGTATCAAACGGAGAAATAGGGGAAATAAGAAGAACTAACTGGATAATAACTACTTGGTGGAGACCACAAGCATACTATGATATGAGTAGCTGGAGAGCAACTTGGTCTGGAGAAGGTGGAGGAGTTTTAGCAAATCAAGCACCTCACCAATTAGACTTATGGCAATGGATATGTGGGATGCCATCTAAAGTAAGAGCAAACTTACAATTTGGTTCTCACAGAAATATAGCAGTTGAAGATGATGTTACTGCATTTGTTGAATATCCAAATGGAGCTACAGGAACATTTATAACTTGTACACATGATATATTAGGAACTGATAGATTTGAAATACACGGTGATAAAGGAAAGATATTAGTTGAAGGAAGTAAGAAGGTAACAGTTAAGAGAATGAAAGAAAGTGAAAATGAATTAAACAAGAGATTAACATTTGCTGATGTTGCTAACTTATTTAGAGGCGAAGGTATGTCAGATATATTTGATGTTGAAGAATTTGAAATACCGGATCAATGGGGAACTCAACATATTAACGTTATGATAAACTTTACAGAAGCTATATTAGAAGGAACTCCATTATTAGCTCCTGGAACAGAAGGTATAAAAGGTGTAATGTTATCAAATGCAATGCACTTATCTAGCTGGTTAGGCAAAGATGTTGAATTACCATTCAATGAAGATTTATATTTATCAGAACTAAATAAGAGAATAGAAGAAGAAGCTAAAAATAAAGAAGAAGTTTTTGTATAA